One window of Medicago truncatula cultivar Jemalong A17 chromosome 2, MtrunA17r5.0-ANR, whole genome shotgun sequence genomic DNA carries:
- the LOC120578383 gene encoding ATP synthase subunit beta, mitochondrial, with translation MVVSRRLVSSLIRLWKPSVSCSTLIRSSTSCASRHTYGGISQYASSASTPLSRQAKIEVPGGPQISDEFTGQDAIGHVCQVVDTLVDVKFKEGLPLPQIRTALEVLDHSSRLVLEVADHLGEGVVRTIAMSPTEGVARGWRVLNTGSPITVPVGRVTLGRVMNVIGETIDDYGELKAEKMLPIYRKAPSFYERNKTPVILQTGIKVIDMLAPYQRGGNIGLIGCAGVGKSILMMELMNIVADIYGGLSVFAGIKEQSQEGEDLYRRMVSDGIIKLGDKQSQSKCAFVCGQINDPPGARSRVVYTGLTVAEGFRDEGRKVLLFVDNHFRFTQADSELSTLLGRIPSAVGYQPTLSIDIHSLQERIAATSKSFITSFHTIYPGDDVDVHLDAATVFSKEIFDRGIYPAIDPLKSTSSLLSPHCLHEDHFEVADGVIRNLQHYKNLQDIIAILGVDELSEDDQLIITRARKIELFLGQPLSVVAYPRSQETYVHLDDTLKGFQGLLDGEYDYIPDAYFHMTCGIKDVIAAYENHLLAGMQCN, from the exons ATGGTTGTTTCACGCAGACTAGTATCCTCTCTGATTCGATTATGGAAACCCTCCGTTTCTTGCTCAACATTAATACGCTCTTCTACATCCTGTGCTTCTCGCCATACCTACGGCGGTATTTCCCAATATGCTTCGTCTGCTTCAACTCCATTGTCACGTCAGGCGAAGATAGAAGTACCCGGAGGTCCTCAAATCAGTGATGAGTTCACCGGTCAGGATGCAATCGGTCATGTTTGCCAAGTTGTCGATACTTTAGTGGATGTAAAATTCAAGGAAGGTTTGCCTCTGCCCCAGATACGGACTGCCCTCGAGGTTTTGGATCATTCTTCTCGATTGGTCTTGGAGGTTGCAGATCATTTGGGTGAGGGCGTGGTGCGAACAATTGCTATGAGTCCAACTGAAGGAGTTGCTAGAGGGTGGCGAGTGCTCAACACCGGCTCCCCTATCACT GTTCCTGTTGGTAGGGTTACCCTTGGCCGTGTTATGAATGTTATTGGGGAAACCATTGATGACTATGGTGAATTGA AAGCGGAGAAAATGTTACCAATATATAGAAAAGCTCCTTCCTTTTACGAACGTAATAAGACTCCGGTCATACTTCAAACCGGCATTaag GTTATTGACATGCTTGCACCATACCAAAGAGGAGGAAATATTGGGTTGATTGGTTGCGCTGGGGTAGGCAAAAGTATACTTATGATGGAACTGATGAATATTGTTGCTGACATTTATG GTGGTTTGTCTGTTTTTGCCGGAATTAAAGAACAATCCCAAGAGGGTGAGGACTTGTACAGAAGAATGGTTAGCGATGGTATCATTAAGCTAGGTGATAAGCAG AGTCAAAGCAAATGTGCGTTTGTGTGTGGTCAAATAAATGACCCCCCTGGTGCTCGTAGCCGTGTTGTTTATACTGGACTTACAGTTGCGGAAGGTTTCCGTGATGAAGGACGAAAAGTGCTTCTTTTTGTTGACAACCATTTCAGATTTACTCAA GCTGATTCGGAGTTATCTACTTTGCTTGGTCGTATCCCATCGGCTGTTGGTTATCAACCAACACTGTCCATTGATATCCATAGTCTTCAAGAACGTATCGCAGCCACATCTAAGAGTTTTATTACCTCTTTCCATACTATCTATCCTGGTGATGACGTTGATGTTCACTTGGATGCTGCAACCGTCTTCTCAAAAGAG ATCTTTGATCGTGGAATCTATCCGGCTATTGACCCTTTGAAATCAACATCTAGTTTACTATCTCCACACTGTCTGCATGAAGATCACTTTGAAGTTGCTGATGGTGTAATACGAAATCTCCAACACTACAAGAATCTTCAAGATATCATTGCTATTTTAGGAGTGGATGAGCTTAGTGAAGATGATCAACTGATTATTACTCGTGCTCGTAAAATTGAGCTATTTTTAGGTCAGCCTTTGTCTGTGGTAGCCTATCCTAGATCTCAGGAAACATATGTTCATTTGGATGATACCCTTAAGGGTTTCCag GGTTTGTTGGATGGCGAATACGATTACATTCCTGATGCCTATTTTCACATGACTTGTGGCATTAAAGATGTCATTGCAGCGTATGAAAACCATCTCTTGGCTGGAATGCAATGCAACTAA
- the LOC120578381 gene encoding DNA topoisomerase 1: MIQILKKLSFTTTRSPTIPHRLLNPTTTGSPTISHRLLNPTTTCSPTIPHRLLNPTTIPHRFLNPFRYFGVNNFTTVKWSKRKPPELIKDGKRRYVMTELETTLPSLRFTGKSLYPPVGKSVVVVESLDKARTIRSYLGGMYEVLSCNGLVMDLDPGQNSASLDNDFCLFWEISNSSQTRVKRISAALKGVNNLIFAFDPSPEGETIAWQIIHILRKKHRSLQEDILLARVVFNEITEQSIKAALQEPREIDMNLVNSYLAKRVIDFLFGFNISPLVLRKLPSCKSPRRFEFPALSLLCDRESEINSFRSREYWTLYPQLQRTNRDLPFRTLLTHIDSRELNKFSVASVEEANEIQSRIYSAQFQVIGITRSKISKMSPTPYSTSTLQQDAARILNFSSSITMKIARKLYEGVKFHKNIRAGLITCFITDGLHISEEAVSDIRSVIIQRYGQNFVAQSPPENVIKVKNALESHEAIRPTDIRKLPSMLAGVLDKESLKLYTLIWFRTISCQMEPAILEKIQVDIGNSDQSILLRSASSRVEFPGYRTVFTGIVTEDGQYRDSDDSNHDLAFGIEEGQYRDSDRSNHDLDFDMLSSVKREDVFHVVQIEAGQHHSQPPQRYSVASLVNKLDEIGIGRAASYAQTLQGLQDGNYVKVKNCVLTPKFRGRAVSAFLSHHFSEVTDYSSTAAMEFELDNVSAGTTNWKSLVRDYSTRFKTCCERTSNVHIRQVEEMLQNKFADYLFGSLPDQSRLCPSCMEGTLTFKVRRLSAAGYCIGCDQHPRCTYTGKTLYSDEEEEDTPQPNTIREEPKVCLTLARFYVFMDWHNLTCLKC, from the exons ATGATTcaaatcctaaaaaaattatcattcaccACCACCCGTTCCCCCACCATTCCCCACCGCTTGCTAAACCCCACCACCACCGGTTCCCCCACCATTTCCCACCGCTTGCTAAACCCCACCACCACCTGTTCCCCCACCATTCCCCACCGCTTGCTAAACCCCACCACCATTCCCCACCGCTTTCTAAACCCATTTCGTTATTTCGGCGTCAATAACTTCACCACTGTGAAGTGGTCTAAACGAAAACCACCAGAACTGATCAAAGACGGTAAACGTAGATACGTTATGACCGAACTGGAAACAACGTTACCATCTCTGAGATTTACGGGAAAATCACTTTATCCACCGGTGGGAAAATCTGTGGTGGTTGTGGAGTCTCTTGATAAAGCAAGAACCATTAGAAGTTATCTTGGTGGCATGTATGAAGTTCTTTCATGCAATGGACTTGTAATGGACTTGGATCCAGGTCAAAATTCTGCGAGTCTGGacaatgatttttgtttgttttgggaaatttcaaattcatcccaAACTCGTGTGAAGAGGATCTCTGCTGCACTTAAGGG GGTCAACAATCTTATCTTTGCATTTGATCCTAGCCCTGAGGGTGAGACTATTGCTTGGCAGATTATccatattttaagaaaaaagcaTAGATCTCTGCAGGAAGATATCCTTCTCGCTAGAGTGGTTTTCAATGAAATTACTGAACAATCCATTAAAGCTGCTTTGCAAGAACCTAGAGAGATTGACATGAATTTGGTAAATTCTTACCTTGCAAAGAGGgtcattgattttttatttgggtttaACATTTCCCCGTTAGTACTGAGGAAATTACCAAGTTGCAAATCCCCTAGAAGATTTGAATTCCCTGCTCTTTCTCTTCTATGTGATAGAGAATCAGAAATTAACTCATTTAGATCCAGGGAATATTGGACACTGTACCCCCAATTGCAGAGAACAAACAGGGATCTACCATTTCGGACCCTACTCACACATATTGATTCAAGGGAATTGAATAAGTTTTCAGTTGCTTCTGTTGAAGAGGCAAATGAGATTCAAAGCAGAATATACTCTGCTCAGTTTCAGGTCATTGGTATTACAAGATCAAAAATTTCTAAAATGTCTCCCACGCCTTATTCGACTTCAACTCTTCAGCAGGATGCAGCAAGAATATTGAATTTCTCTTCGAGTATCACAATGAAG ATTGCTCGGAAACTCTATGAGGGAGTTAAATTCCATAAGAATATCCGAGCCGGTCTGATAACGTGCTTCATAACTGACGGACTTCAT ATCTCTGAGGAAGCTGTTTCGGATATTCGATCCGTTATCATTCAAAG GTACGGACAAAATTTTGTTGCACAAAGTCCACCGGAGAACGTTATAAAGGTGAAAAATGCACTAGAATCCCATGAAGCCATCAGACCTACTGACATACGCAAGTTACCAT CGATGCTGGCTGGGGTGTTAGATAAAGAATCTTTGAAGCTATACACACTGATTTGGTTCAGAACAATCTCATGTCAGATGGAACCGGCTATTCTTGAAAAG ATACAAGTTGATATTGGAAATTCTGATCAGTCTATCCTGTTACGGTCTGCTAGCTCAAGGGTCGAGTTTCCTGGGTACCGGACAGTTTTTACG GGCATTGTCACCGAAGATGGACAATATAGAGATAGTGACGATTCCAATCATGATCTAGCTTTTGGCATTGAAGAGGGACAATATAGAGATAGTGACAGGTCCAATCATGATCTAGATTTTGACATGCTAAGTTCTGTGAAG AGAGAGGACGTGTTTCATGTTGTTCAAATTGAGGCGGGTCAACACCATTCCCAACCTCCACAACGTTACTCCGTAGCATCATTG GTTAATAAGCTTGACGAAATTGGGATCGGAAGAGCGGCATCATATGCACAAACATTACAAGGATTGCAG GATGGAAACTACGTGAAAGTAAAAAACTGTGTTCTTACTCCCAAATTTCGTGGCCGTGCG GTGTCTGCTTTTTTATCACATCATTTTTCAGAGGTTACAGACTACAGTTCCACTGCTGCCATGGAGTTTGAG CTTGATAATGTTTCTGCTGGAACCACCAATTGGAAAAGCCTTGTTCGTGATTATTCGACACGGTTTAAAACATGTTGTGAGCGTACTTCTAATGTTCATATTCGCCAG GTTGAAGAGATGTTACAAAACAAATTTGCGGATTATTTATTTGGTTCACTCCCAGACCAGAGTCGGTTGTGTCCAAG TTGTATGGAAGGCACACTGACATTTAAAGTACGTAGACTTAGTGCTGCTGGCTACTGTATAGGCTGTGATCAACATCCTAGGTGCAC